In Trueperaceae bacterium, a single genomic region encodes these proteins:
- a CDS encoding aldehyde dehydrogenase, translated as MSNPAAPKILEAYPAVASWLNLNDDGVVTVKTGKVEIGQGIWSALARMVATELGTCLSEVKVAPVDTSTSPDEGVTAGSGSIEQSGAALRLAAATLRESLVTIAATKTALPQSTIESRNGALYQLGGTQLFTFGELASCVPEDLEVNTKAILSVSPEGEQQGGRLDLPAKVTGATQYIQDLDFPGMVHGRILRPPHEKANLQDLNDGLALSVPGLIAVIRDGSFVGVVAEREEQTLQALSSLETGAKWEIPRCRAAPGNLYEYLRNLPRESVLVTEVGKPATILTEEKGVINATYLKPYQAHASVAPSCAIALSEDNLLTVWTHSQGIYPLRRELATMLSLDATNVRVVHIEGAGCYGHNGADDVAADAALLAVKLPGQPVRVRWSLEEELRWAPYGSAMITDMKGVVDLEGKVSAWDFRVLTDTHSSRPNGGGGRLLSGRYLETNQPLVWPGPMQGGYRNARTLYQFPHQRIRAEFFDGPYRVSALRTLGAFSNTFANESFMDELAYSAQTDPLFFRLNHLEDSRAIAVLEAAAEAVGWSPHITPSGRGFGIALARYSGDKAYVAQVAEVEVNANSGHIRVVRVVTACDAGRIVDQNGARNQLEGGTLQGISRTLFEQVPFDPAGPPIRSWDDYRVLTFNDLPQLESILIDRPEFSSLGLGEASTTPIAAAVANAIFDATGVRLRELPLTQEHLRLKLITNSKKMLESYEPRS; from the coding sequence ATGAGTAACCCGGCTGCTCCGAAAATATTAGAAGCTTATCCAGCTGTTGCCTCTTGGCTAAACTTAAACGACGATGGAGTTGTCACCGTTAAAACTGGAAAGGTTGAGATTGGACAAGGGATTTGGTCGGCTCTGGCCCGAATGGTTGCTACAGAGCTTGGAACTTGTCTTTCCGAAGTAAAGGTTGCTCCTGTCGACACGAGCACATCGCCAGATGAAGGTGTTACAGCGGGGAGCGGTTCAATCGAACAAAGTGGTGCTGCCCTACGGTTAGCTGCTGCCACATTGCGAGAATCCTTAGTAACTATTGCTGCGACAAAAACTGCTTTACCTCAGTCAACAATCGAGTCGCGTAATGGCGCCTTATACCAACTTGGCGGAACACAGCTGTTTACTTTTGGAGAATTAGCTAGTTGCGTCCCGGAAGATCTCGAGGTAAATACTAAAGCTATTTTGTCGGTGTCCCCTGAGGGAGAACAGCAAGGGGGTCGCCTTGATCTCCCAGCTAAAGTAACTGGTGCAACCCAGTACATTCAGGATTTGGACTTTCCAGGAATGGTTCACGGTAGGATTCTACGACCACCTCATGAAAAGGCTAATCTCCAAGACCTCAATGACGGATTAGCCTTGAGCGTGCCTGGCCTCATCGCGGTGATTAGGGACGGATCTTTCGTCGGTGTTGTGGCTGAACGAGAGGAACAGACGTTGCAGGCCTTATCAAGTCTGGAAACAGGTGCAAAATGGGAGATTCCCCGGTGCCGAGCGGCACCGGGGAATCTCTATGAGTACCTTAGGAACCTTCCACGAGAATCGGTGTTAGTTACCGAAGTTGGAAAACCAGCCACAATCCTTACCGAGGAAAAAGGTGTAATTAATGCTACCTATCTGAAGCCGTACCAAGCTCATGCCTCGGTGGCGCCTTCTTGTGCAATAGCGCTTTCAGAAGACAACCTACTTACAGTTTGGACGCACAGCCAAGGTATCTACCCACTGCGGAGAGAGCTCGCCACGATGCTGAGCCTAGACGCAACTAATGTTCGGGTCGTACACATCGAAGGTGCAGGCTGTTACGGTCACAATGGTGCAGATGATGTCGCTGCCGATGCTGCCTTGCTTGCCGTGAAACTCCCGGGTCAACCAGTCCGGGTGCGTTGGAGCCTTGAAGAAGAGTTACGTTGGGCGCCGTATGGTTCAGCAATGATCACTGATATGAAGGGCGTCGTTGACTTGGAAGGTAAAGTGAGCGCCTGGGACTTCCGAGTCCTTACTGACACTCACAGTAGTCGACCTAATGGTGGGGGCGGCCGTCTCTTATCTGGACGATACTTAGAAACTAACCAACCTCTAGTGTGGCCTGGGCCGATGCAAGGAGGATATCGGAACGCACGTACGTTATATCAATTCCCTCACCAACGGATCCGAGCAGAATTTTTTGATGGGCCTTATAGGGTTTCTGCGTTGCGTACTTTGGGCGCGTTCTCAAATACCTTTGCCAATGAATCGTTTATGGACGAACTGGCCTACTCTGCCCAAACCGATCCATTATTCTTCCGCCTCAACCATCTGGAGGATTCACGTGCCATAGCTGTTTTAGAAGCTGCAGCTGAGGCTGTTGGGTGGTCCCCGCACATAACTCCTAGTGGTCGAGGATTCGGAATCGCTTTGGCCCGTTATAGTGGTGATAAAGCTTATGTGGCACAAGTGGCAGAAGTAGAGGTTAATGCGAACTCAGGCCACATTCGTGTTGTACGTGTTGTAACCGCGTGTGATGCGGGACGAATCGTGGATCAAAATGGTGCGAGGAACCAACTGGAGGGTGGTACTTTACAAGGAATCAGTCGCACCTTGTTCGAGCAAGTTCCGTTCGACCCTGCAGGTCCGCCCATCCGATCTTGGGATGATTATCGAGTTCTCACTTTCAACGATCTTCCTCAGTTAGAGTCAATACTAATCGACCGTCCGGAATTCTCGTCCCTTGGCTTGGGAGAAGCTTCCACTACTCCTATTGCAGCTGCTGTTGCAAACGCTATCTTTGACGCCACCGGAGTTCGCCTTAGAGAATTACCTCTCACTCAAGAACACCTTCGCTTGAAGTTAATAACGAATAGCAAAAAGATGTTGGAAAGCTATGAACCACGTTCATGA
- a CDS encoding oxidoreductase, translated as MDLQLKDDGVLVMGGARGIGRAVGKAFAEEGCHVIFSDVDPEVVKVADELSERSEGCVSGLTIDALDYGEVTQLAADVRKYLPNIHHVVYAAGVGSGRYGFPFWNLEPSDWLRVLQVNLIGAVNVAHAFAKTLQESGHGSLLFLTSIAGQIGSQTDPPYSAAKAAVINFMQVAAKDLAPYGVRVNAVAPGMVKTDLNQSVWQAWQDLQDKDDKMSYERWAGEKVRRVVPLGRWQSPEDVARMAVFLASKAAINITGQTINVDGGIVMHS; from the coding sequence ATGGATCTTCAGTTAAAGGACGATGGCGTTCTTGTGATGGGTGGCGCCAGGGGCATCGGGCGTGCGGTCGGTAAGGCATTTGCCGAAGAAGGTTGTCACGTCATTTTTTCGGACGTTGACCCAGAGGTAGTTAAGGTAGCTGATGAGCTTAGCGAAAGATCAGAGGGTTGCGTTTCTGGGCTGACAATTGATGCTCTTGACTACGGAGAAGTTACACAATTAGCTGCTGACGTGCGTAAATACCTCCCGAATATTCACCACGTTGTATACGCAGCCGGAGTAGGATCAGGCCGTTACGGATTTCCCTTCTGGAATCTCGAACCTAGCGACTGGCTTAGGGTCCTACAGGTGAACCTAATAGGAGCTGTAAACGTCGCCCATGCTTTCGCAAAAACCCTTCAGGAAAGTGGGCACGGATCACTGTTATTCCTTACTTCTATTGCTGGCCAGATTGGGTCTCAAACTGATCCTCCGTACAGTGCAGCTAAGGCAGCTGTCATAAACTTTATGCAGGTAGCAGCAAAGGATTTAGCGCCTTATGGAGTTCGGGTAAACGCCGTAGCCCCCGGGATGGTCAAGACCGACCTTAACCAAAGCGTTTGGCAAGCCTGGCAAGACCTCCAGGATAAGGATGACAAGATGTCCTACGAGAGATGGGCGGGAGAAAAGGTTCGTCGGGTTGTACCCCTGGGGCGCTGGCAAAGTCCTGAGGATGTAGCCCGAATGGCTGTGTTCCTAGCTTCAAAAGCTGCAATAAACATTACTGGTCAGACTATTAACGTTGATGGTGGCATTGTGATGCATAGCTGA
- a CDS encoding glyoxalase — MPVGTRNSVIAGGGCHHIAVAARDWEASLALYVDVLGMTKVTEFQAGGPGGRTVLILDMGDGSHMELFEPLDDTPVPGSDAPNDPVLHFALATTDARSSTEHVRRAGYKITVEPRDVDLAGLKATISFFEGPSGEIIEFFEVQD; from the coding sequence ATGCCAGTAGGGACGAGGAACTCTGTTATTGCTGGTGGCGGTTGCCATCATATTGCTGTCGCGGCTAGAGATTGGGAAGCTTCGCTTGCTCTCTATGTTGACGTACTTGGTATGACGAAGGTAACTGAATTTCAGGCGGGCGGGCCGGGAGGTCGGACTGTACTAATTCTCGACATGGGTGATGGGAGTCATATGGAGTTATTTGAGCCGTTAGATGATACTCCGGTTCCCGGTAGTGATGCACCTAATGATCCAGTCTTACACTTTGCTCTTGCTACTACTGATGCTCGCAGTTCTACGGAACACGTGCGGCGAGCAGGATACAAAATAACTGTAGAGCCTAGGGATGTGGACCTGGCAGGACTGAAAGCCACAATCTCGTTCTTTGAGGGCCCCAGTGGTGAGATAATAGAATTTTTTGAAGTTCAGGACTAA
- a CDS encoding amidase (catalyzes the hydrolysis of a monocarboxylic acid amid to form a monocarboxylate and ammonia), with protein MELVERSISASQEAMTCGEFTAVELCQAYLDRIERMDRSGPTLRSVIEVNPEALSIASSLDLERAELGPRGPLHGIPILIKDNIDTGDLMATTAGSLALEGHISSSDAFIVSRLRQAGAIILGKTNLSEWANFRSTRSCSGWSSRGGQVRNPYALDRSPCGSSSGSGVAAAASLAAAAVGTETDGSIVCPXGVNGLVGIKPTIGLVSRSGIIPISYSQDTAGPMARTVEDAAILLTALAGQDSCDPITDNSFGKTIDFTSQLDINALRGTRLGVCRNFFGNHERVDEIIDTALNQLKSLGAELVDPIDLGNXAMSTSAKXELLLFEFKAGLNAYLAKHPNAKVRSLQEVIAFNETHADQVMPYFRQELHELAQAKGDLAEHAYLEAKAECLRVSRTDGIDLALREHRLDAIVAPTNTPAWTVDLINGDRSLGSCSSPAAMAGYPHITVPAGYVEGLPVGISFFSTAFTEGQLIGFAYAFEQATRVRRIPTYKTDVNKIAT; from the coding sequence ATGGAGTTGGTAGAACGTAGCATATCCGCTTCGCAAGAGGCTATGACCTGTGGTGAGTTCACTGCGGTGGAGCTGTGCCAAGCCTACTTGGACCGTATAGAACGGATGGATCGTTCTGGTCCCACGCTCCGATCAGTCATTGAGGTCAACCCCGAAGCCCTTAGCATTGCTTCTTCTCTCGACCTCGAGCGGGCGGAACTCGGCCCTCGTGGTCCCCTACACGGAATTCCGATTCTCATCAAAGATAATATTGATACGGGAGACCTTATGGCTACTACTGCCGGCTCTCTTGCGCTTGAGGGCCATATTTCCAGTAGTGATGCCTTTATTGTCTCGCGTTTACGCCAGGCAGGAGCCATTATTCTAGGGAAGACTAACTTGAGTGAGTGGGCTAATTTCCGCTCAACTCGTAGCTGTAGTGGCTGGAGTAGTCGAGGGGGTCAGGTGCGCAATCCCTACGCTCTCGATCGCAGTCCTTGTGGCTCTAGTTCTGGTTCAGGAGTTGCGGCTGCTGCCAGTCTAGCTGCTGCGGCAGTTGGTACTGAGACCGACGGCTCGATCGTATGTCCGTNTGGAGTTAACGGTCTTGTTGGCATCAAACCCACTATCGGGCTTGTTAGTAGATCAGGAATAATCCCAATTTCTTATTCTCAAGATACTGCTGGGCCTATGGCTCGCACTGTCGAAGACGCTGCTATCCTCCTAACTGCATTAGCTGGTCAAGATTCTTGCGATCCAATTACTGATAATTCATTTGGTAAAACTATCGATTTCACCAGCCAACTAGATATCAACGCTCTTCGCGGTACCAGGTTAGGTGTTTGTCGCAATTTTTTCGGTAATCACGAACGTGTTGACGAGATTATTGACACTGCTCTCAATCAGCTTAAGTCTCTTGGTGCGGAACTAGTTGATCCAATCGATCTGGGAAACNTCGCGATGAGTACATCAGCCAAACANGAGCTCTTACTTTTTGAATTTAAAGCAGGTTTAAATGCGTATTTGGCTAAACACCCTAACGCCAAAGTGAGGAGCCTTCAAGAGGTCATAGCTTTTAATGAGACTCACGCTGATCAAGTCATGCCGTACTTCCGCCAAGAACTTCACGAGTTAGCTCAGGCTAAGGGTGATCTTGCTGAACATGCATATCTTGAGGCAAAAGCTGAGTGCTTGCGAGTATCGCGAACAGATGGAATCGATCTAGCGTTGCGGGAGCATCGGTTAGATGCCATAGTTGCACCAACCAACACTCCCGCGTGGACTGTAGACCTGATCAATGGTGACAGGAGCTTGGGTAGTTGCTCTTCACCAGCAGCTATGGCGGGTTACCCTCACATTACAGTTCCTGCTGGTTACGTCGAGGGTCTACCCGTAGGAATTTCCTTCTTCTCAACTGCATTTACAGAGGGGCAGCTTATAGGTTTTGCTTACGCCTTTGAACAGGCGACACGGGTCCGACGCATTCCGACGTACAAAACGGATGTCAACAAAATTGCAACTTAG
- a CDS encoding (2Fe-2S)-binding protein, translating into MKEPLALTVNGHRHTIFCEPETPLIYLLRNHLKLFGTRVGCGMGQCGVCTVLIDEVPIKACLTPIEEANDRQITTVEGLAPEGTLHDLQQSFVTEQAAQCGYCLSGLLISSVALLSKNPTPTRAAIEEQLVGNLCRCGTHARIVRAIERVVSTSDKGS; encoded by the coding sequence GTGAAAGAACCATTAGCGCTTACCGTAAATGGGCACCGGCACACCATATTTTGTGAGCCGGAAACGCCCTTAATTTACCTGCTACGGAATCATCTTAAGCTATTTGGAACCCGAGTGGGATGCGGCATGGGTCAATGCGGCGTTTGCACAGTACTAATCGATGAGGTACCAATAAAGGCGTGCCTTACGCCAATTGAGGAAGCTAATGATCGTCAGATAACTACGGTCGAGGGTCTCGCTCCTGAGGGAACTCTTCACGATTTGCAACAGAGCTTTGTTACTGAACAAGCTGCACAATGCGGGTACTGTCTGAGTGGCCTATTAATCTCTTCGGTTGCTCTCTTATCAAAAAACCCAACACCCACTCGGGCTGCGATCGAAGAACAGTTAGTAGGTAATCTCTGCCGGTGTGGTACCCACGCACGTATCGTCCGAGCCATAGAGCGAGTTGTTAGTACTTCCGATAAAGGCTCATGA
- a CDS encoding thiamine pyrophosphate-binding protein, with protein MALMTGGQALARQLHREGIRVIFGLPGVQLYHALDGLHGEEEIRFINTRHEQATTYMADGYARAGGDIGTALVVPGPGLQNASAGIGTAYATSSPVLVLAGQVEKELIGVDRGVLHEVNDQLDIVKPVTKWARRVLEADEIPTAVHEAFQQLKTGRPRPVEIEIPPETLAKQTDTQLLGPAEIERPGGDPKKVEQAVEVLAASSKPLIWAGGGAVSSGTSHILAQLSEFLQAPVLLTPEGKGALSERHDMCLGAARLPPEFIAAHDVVIAVGTRLSTPGMLSNQRVIQVDIDPAEIGRNYTNTLGVTGDACLTLELMFELLKGRHEPKPKRLAEIVALKTELFDSTKTVEPLGAFLRAIRSAMPDDGILVPGMTQVGYYARRFFPAYQPRTYLTSSYFGNLGFAYPTALGAKVACPEKAVVAVSGDGGFLFNSQELATAVRHKIGTVVIVFNDNAYGNVLRDQKTRFDGRTYGSNLHNPDFVLLAKAYGATGIRVEDEDANKLEAVLIEAIERDEPTLIEVPVGEMPYPY; from the coding sequence ATGGCGTTAATGACAGGTGGTCAGGCACTCGCTCGACAGTTACATCGGGAGGGTATTCGCGTAATCTTTGGGCTCCCAGGAGTGCAGCTTTATCATGCTCTCGATGGTTTACATGGTGAAGAGGAGATTCGTTTCATAAATACCCGGCACGAGCAAGCAACTACCTACATGGCTGATGGTTACGCTCGTGCAGGGGGTGACATCGGTACGGCGCTGGTAGTTCCAGGGCCAGGATTACAGAATGCTTCAGCCGGGATCGGTACAGCGTACGCCACATCCTCCCCTGTCCTAGTGCTTGCCGGACAAGTTGAGAAGGAGCTAATTGGTGTCGACCGGGGTGTGCTCCACGAGGTAAACGACCAGCTCGATATTGTTAAACCAGTTACTAAGTGGGCACGACGTGTATTAGAAGCTGATGAGATCCCCACGGCAGTACATGAGGCTTTCCAACAACTAAAAACAGGACGTCCACGTCCCGTTGAGATCGAGATCCCACCGGAAACACTGGCGAAGCAAACAGACACCCAGCTTCTAGGACCAGCTGAGATAGAAAGGCCAGGAGGAGACCCAAAAAAAGTCGAGCAAGCTGTAGAGGTTCTAGCAGCGTCCTCTAAGCCTCTAATTTGGGCAGGTGGGGGCGCAGTTTCATCAGGTACGAGCCACATCTTAGCGCAACTATCAGAATTCCTGCAGGCCCCAGTCTTGCTCACACCAGAAGGAAAAGGAGCACTTTCGGAACGGCATGACATGTGTCTAGGAGCCGCCCGATTGCCACCAGAATTTATAGCTGCCCATGATGTGGTTATAGCCGTGGGAACTAGGCTCTCAACGCCTGGAATGTTGAGTAATCAGAGAGTGATTCAAGTCGACATAGACCCGGCTGAAATCGGGCGTAATTACACCAACACTCTAGGCGTAACAGGCGATGCTTGTTTGACACTAGAATTGATGTTTGAGCTTCTCAAGGGACGACACGAACCAAAGCCTAAACGTCTTGCAGAAATTGTTGCACTAAAAACCGAACTGTTCGATTCGACAAAGACTGTTGAGCCGCTCGGGGCCTTTCTACGTGCGATCCGTTCAGCAATGCCCGACGACGGAATTCTTGTCCCGGGAATGACGCAGGTAGGTTACTATGCTAGGCGATTTTTCCCTGCTTACCAGCCACGAACTTACTTGACATCTTCATATTTTGGTAACTTGGGTTTTGCTTATCCTACGGCCCTCGGAGCGAAAGTGGCTTGCCCGGAAAAAGCTGTTGTGGCGGTTTCCGGTGATGGTGGGTTCTTGTTCAATTCTCAGGAGTTAGCCACTGCTGTTCGCCACAAAATTGGGACCGTGGTTATAGTTTTCAATGACAACGCTTATGGCAACGTTCTACGTGACCAGAAGACCCGTTTTGACGGACGTACTTACGGATCAAATTTGCATAACCCTGATTTTGTTTTGCTTGCTAAGGCCTATGGGGCCACAGGAATCCGAGTAGAAGACGAGGACGCCAATAAATTAGAGGCGGTGCTAATCGAGGCGATAGAGCGTGATGAACCCACTCTTATCGAGGTGCCCGTTGGCGAAATGCCATATCCATACTGA
- a CDS encoding peroxiredoxin, protein MAITKAHAVWDGNLGKGSMTLPKGGFTGPFTKASRFENGEGTNPEELIGAAHAGCYSMFLTALLSGQGHTPNQVSTSATVTISDGPTITRIELDTEADVPGLDNETFQDLANQAKEGCPVSKALASVDEIILTAKLV, encoded by the coding sequence ATGGCAATCACAAAAGCACACGCAGTTTGGGACGGTAACCTCGGTAAGGGAAGTATGACGCTACCAAAAGGAGGGTTTACTGGCCCGTTCACTAAAGCCAGTCGTTTCGAAAATGGAGAAGGAACCAACCCAGAAGAACTAATCGGTGCAGCTCATGCTGGCTGCTATTCTATGTTTTTGACGGCGTTGCTAAGTGGCCAGGGCCACACCCCTAACCAGGTATCAACGAGCGCTACCGTCACAATCAGCGATGGACCCACAATTACTAGAATTGAGTTAGATACTGAAGCTGATGTTCCCGGCCTCGACAATGAGACATTCCAGGACCTTGCTAATCAAGCTAAGGAAGGTTGTCCTGTGTCTAAAGCCCTCGCTAGCGTAGACGAGATTATTCTCACAGCTAAGCTCGTCTAA
- a CDS encoding alpha/beta hydrolase: MNEKINDAKLLRVPYHSLATDQDREFLVYLPVGYDSNSSQRWPAIIFLHGTGERGNGRADLDYILCHGPQAEAWIYRRNLPFVIVALQLPIFGMHEHVQLRNDVQKPVRDSNPPQRRVFERPDRPMARTADLSPTELSVTEAWGDDGPPGGWQLCEEDLMGSLEKVLSCYQTDPNRVYLTGLSYGGYGAWHLATEYPEKWAAVAPFCGDGNSARVGALAAAQTPFWIFHGGRDTLIKPHWAYDMANALESAGHNSVRLTIHEDLAHDCWTRMYGGQDLYDWFLNHERGS, from the coding sequence ATGAACGAAAAAATAAATGACGCTAAATTACTCCGTGTGCCTTATCACAGTTTGGCGACAGATCAGGATCGCGAGTTTCTAGTATACCTACCAGTTGGTTACGATTCTAATTCATCACAGCGTTGGCCAGCAATCATTTTTTTGCACGGTACTGGTGAGCGGGGTAACGGTCGAGCGGATCTCGACTATATTCTGTGCCACGGGCCCCAGGCCGAAGCGTGGATTTATCGGCGCAATTTACCCTTCGTTATTGTGGCACTACAGTTACCGATCTTCGGCATGCACGAGCACGTTCAATTGCGTAATGATGTTCAGAAGCCCGTGCGTGATTCTAATCCGCCTCAACGAAGGGTTTTTGAGCGCCCCGATCGACCGATGGCGAGAACAGCTGATCTGTCACCAACCGAGTTATCCGTAACTGAAGCCTGGGGAGATGATGGTCCGCCAGGCGGTTGGCAACTGTGTGAAGAGGATCTCATGGGATCTTTGGAAAAGGTTCTTAGTTGTTATCAAACAGATCCTAATCGTGTTTACCTTACTGGCTTAAGCTACGGTGGTTACGGTGCCTGGCATCTAGCTACTGAATATCCCGAGAAATGGGCAGCGGTGGCCCCGTTTTGTGGAGACGGTAATTCAGCACGGGTTGGAGCTTTGGCGGCAGCCCAAACACCGTTCTGGATCTTCCACGGCGGCCGAGATACCCTCATAAAACCTCATTGGGCATATGACATGGCGAATGCTTTGGAAAGTGCCGGTCATAACTCTGTTAGATTAACAATCCACGAAGATTTAGCTCACGATTGCTGGACCCGGATGTACGGTGGACAGGACCTCTACGACTGGTTTCTAAATCATGAACGTGGTTCATAG
- a CDS encoding iduronate-2-sulfatase — MKTDKPNVLFLTCDDLRPALACFGDVIAKTPNLDRLAASGMKFERNYCQVPICNPSRSSFLTGRRPDTTRVWANTPNIFREAIPDVVTLPQYFMDNGYHTESVGKVFCNFCPDERSWSVPEFDQNHSWFHKYAIEKPQTDKKGIAAENADAGDDAFPDGKVANAAVQAIERLKDEAFFLGVGFWKPHVPYNSPKKYWDLYERKNLKIPLPDKLPIGVPLKTLHNFLELRGYQDVPDQGPLSPELIGRLRHGFYAAISHLDAMVGRVLDAXDSFDLTDKTIVAFMPDHGIHLGEQGLWSKGTLFELDTHVPLIVRYPGQIQPGISTRAITESIDIYPSLIDLAGLTPPEDTEGTSFRPLTETPNRPWKQAAFSQRAHFKDTDFGRLPNDPTPDSMQISIRTDRWRFNEWIDWQTTESSDIELYDYSQDPVEITNVAAEPGNKAIIENLRQIRQKGWKSAAPNTP, encoded by the coding sequence ATGAAAACGGATAAGCCAAATGTTCTTTTCCTAACCTGTGATGATTTACGACCCGCCCTAGCCTGTTTTGGGGATGTAATTGCCAAAACACCTAACCTTGATCGATTAGCTGCCAGCGGCATGAAATTCGAACGAAATTATTGTCAGGTCCCCATTTGCAATCCCTCACGCTCGTCATTCCTAACGGGTAGGCGCCCCGACACTACACGGGTGTGGGCTAATACCCCGAATATATTCAGAGAGGCAATACCGGACGTAGTGACCCTACCTCAGTACTTCATGGACAATGGATATCACACCGAGAGCGTAGGAAAAGTGTTTTGTAACTTCTGCCCAGACGAGAGATCATGGTCAGTTCCTGAGTTCGATCAAAACCATTCCTGGTTTCACAAATACGCCATCGAAAAACCTCAAACCGATAAAAAAGGAATAGCTGCAGAAAACGCAGATGCTGGTGACGATGCCTTTCCCGACGGAAAAGTAGCTAATGCGGCCGTCCAGGCAATAGAACGACTCAAGGATGAAGCCTTCTTCCTCGGCGTTGGTTTCTGGAAACCCCACGTTCCTTATAACTCCCCAAAAAAGTACTGGGACCTCTATGAACGCAAAAATCTTAAAATCCCCTTGCCCGACAAACTACCTATAGGCGTTCCACTGAAAACGCTCCACAACTTTTTAGAGCTCCGTGGGTACCAGGATGTTCCAGATCAGGGTCCACTAAGCCCTGAACTAATTGGGCGCCTGAGACACGGGTTCTACGCAGCCATTAGTCACCTAGATGCGATGGTAGGCCGGGTACTAGATGCCNTAGACTCATTCGATCTTACTGATAAGACCATCGTGGCGTTCATGCCAGATCATGGNATCCACTTAGGGGAACAAGGCCTGTGGTCCAAGGGTACGCTCTTTGAACTTGACACACACGTCCCATTAATAGTTCGTTACCCGGGCCAAATACAACCGGGAATTTCTACCAGGGCAATCACTGAATCAATCGACATATACCCCTCGCTCATTGATCTTGCTGGGTTAACGCCCCCCGAAGATACAGAAGGAACAAGTTTTAGGCCTCTAACGGAAACCCCAAACAGGCCGTGGAAACAAGCTGCCTTCAGCCAACGTGCGCATTTTAAAGATACTGATTTCGGCCGACTTCCTAACGACCCAACACCAGATTCAATGCAGATCTCGATTCGAACAGATAGATGGCGCTTCAATGAGTGGATAGATTGGCAAACTACCGAATCAAGCGACATCGAACTATACGATTACTCCCAAGATCCTGTAGAAATAACAAACGTAGCAGCCGAACCAGGTAATAAAGCAATTATCGAAAATCTCCGACAAATTCGTCAAAAGGGTTGGAAATCAGCGGCCCCAAACACACCCTAA
- a CDS encoding peroxiredoxin yields the protein MNVGDKAPKFALIDQDGKIVRLHDYRGSNVVLFFYPRNHTPGCTREACGFRDQYAAFQETDTIVIGISEDSPDSHLSFARRYQLPYRLLSDGNREVATSYGVRRFLGILSQRVTFVIDRTGVVRNIFSSHFQLYRHISESLANLE from the coding sequence ATAAACGTGGGGGATAAGGCTCCTAAGTTTGCGTTAATTGACCAGGATGGGAAGATTGTTCGATTACACGATTACCGTGGCAGCAATGTGGTTCTATTTTTCTATCCTAGGAACCACACGCCGGGTTGTACTCGTGAAGCATGCGGGTTTCGAGATCAGTACGCAGCCTTCCAAGAGACGGATACTATCGTGATTGGTATTAGCGAGGACTCGCCTGACTCCCATTTAAGTTTTGCCCGACGGTACCAACTACCGTACCGACTTCTTTCTGACGGAAATCGTGAGGTCGCGACGTCCTACGGTGTTCGCAGGTTTTTAGGAATCTTGTCCCAACGGGTCACGTTTGTTATTGACAGAACCGGGGTTGTGCGCAACATTTTCTCCTCTCACTTTCAACTGTACAGACATATATCTGAGTCGTTAGCAAACCTTGAGTAG